One window of the Sparus aurata chromosome 7, fSpaAur1.1, whole genome shotgun sequence genome contains the following:
- the LOC115584632 gene encoding Ig-like V-type domain-containing protein FAM187A yields MCNSSFTLLVLLVLLVLRPEVWSYEAPEFRQDVFALTACPAFLTFTNAAYLAGVTLELPCHCKPHQVQSVVWFFRKHLGGSGETRALTDHHGNKLLDPRRVPHSAGLQSRFAIRLFSLLIFRAGTDDSGVYICGSAHKDFFYSYDLDIQEARTLSFTPRLAPETTSEKRSEGRLGSARPLYRVFTSFRPWSVCDRCGVPGEQVRVGLCYVHSHFLHVRYRRANQTVASCGSGAVPRAFGKLKRSRVGAKLEVRSCRVICPPPAERPSSILSLMAFLGYNSASLPVEVPVFYLSHPADRVLTLGCPGARANMAVAWDRGSEPIYRYEHASGRTLGAAPPRLLIDTGHHLLFNPAKIQDSGIYYCWLQGRQAAEIRLLVYLRLGRGQPVTSHPDFPVAVKTVLTWYAVMTAVFCILVFGRAGVRHLRDTHVD; encoded by the exons ATGTGTAATTCCTCTTTcaccctcctcgtcctcctcgtcctgctCGTCCTGCGCCCTGAGGTGTGGAGTTACGAGGCTCCGGAGTTTAGGCAGGATGTGTTTGCTCTGACAGCCTGTCCGGCCTTCCTGACCTTCACTAACGCTGCCTACTTGGCTGGAGTCACTTTGGAGCTGCCCTGTCACTGCAAACCTCATCAG GTCCAATCAGTGGTGTGGTTCTTTCGGAAACATCTGGGCGGCTCCGGGGAGACCAGAGCCCTGACCgatcaccatggcaacaagcTCCTGGACCCCAGGCGTGTCCCTCACAGCGCCGGCCTGCAGAGTCGATTCGCCATCCGCCTCTTCAGCCTGCTGATCTTCAGGGCCGGCACCGACGACTCCGGCGTCTACATCTGCGGCTCCGCCCACAAAGACTTCTTCTACAGTTACGACCTGGACATCCAGGAGGCGCGCACGCTCAGCTTCACTCCGAG GCTCGCTCCAGAAACCACGAGCGAGAAAAGGAGTGAAGGAAGACTCGGCTCTGCTCGGCCGCTGTACCGGGTCTTCACCAGCTTCCGGCCCTGGTCGGTCTGCGATCGCTGTGGAGTCCCCGGAGAGCAGGTTCGCGTCGGCCTCTGCTACGTCCACTCCCACTTCCTGCATGTACGCTACAGACGGGCCAATCAGACTGTGGCTTCGTGCGGCTCGGGGGCGGTGCCACGGGCGTTCGGGAAACTGAAGCGGAGCAGAGTTGGAGCCAAGCTGGAGGTCAGAAGCTGTCGAGTGATCTGTCCGCCTCCAGCTGAGCGGCCCTCCAGCATCCTTTCTCTGATGGCATTTCTTGGGTACAA TTCTGCCTCCCTGCCAGTAGAGGTACCAGTGTTTTACCTGAGCCACCCTGCGGACCGCGTCCTGACCCTGGGCTGTCCTGGAGCTCGAGCCAACATGGCCGTGGCCTGGGACCGCGGATCTGAACCCATCTACCGATACGAACACGCGTCGGGCCGGACCCTCGGCGCCGCGCCCCCCCGGCTGCTGATAGACACCGGACACCACCTGCTGTTTAATCCTGCAAAGATTCAGGACTCAG GCATCTACTACTGCTGGCTGCAGGGACGACAGGCCGCTGAGATACGCCTGCTGGTCTACCTCCGTCTGGGCCGAGGACAGCCGGTGACGTCGCATCCCGACTTCCCCGTAGCCGTCAAGACCGTGCTGACGTGGTACGCCGTCATGACAGCCGTGTTCTGCATCCTGGTGTTCGGCAGAGCCGGAGTCAGACACCTCAGAGACACGCACGTGGATTAA